The Neofelis nebulosa isolate mNeoNeb1 chromosome X, mNeoNeb1.pri, whole genome shotgun sequence genome has a segment encoding these proteins:
- the LOC131502484 gene encoding paraneoplastic antigen-like protein 6B, whose amino-acid sequence MAVTLLRDWCRWMGISARRGLLILGIPEDCDEAELQESLEAALWPMGHFTVLGKVFREEDNATAALVELDREVNYALVPREILGTGGPWNVVFVPRCSGEEFLSRVFHFLEQQGQTVESVAGALGLGLRRVCWLRSVSQAVQPWVETMRYQRLGVFSGRDQPAPGEESFETWLDHTTDMLHVWQGVSEREKRRRLMEGLRGTALQLVHGLLAENPARTAQDCLAALIQVFGDNESQATIRVKCLTAQQESGERLSAFVLRLEVLLQKAIEKGALARASADHVRLRQVLTRANLTEPLDEALRKLRMVGRFPSFLEMLGLVRESEAWEASLARNERAQAEEGAGARANAQADARAGAKVEDDKVEEKEQEERESEEEDSDDHDAVLAGLGQARPSEAPGGPTPAQMGSASREGPGGPGCEPEGFAQAGDQETGEPLEEGLKPIPEELGNEDGAGEMSPPKSSSGK is encoded by the coding sequence ATGGCGGTGACGTTGCTGCGGGACTGGTGCAGGTGGATGGGCATCAGCGCTCGAAGGGGTCTGCTCATTCTGGGCATCCCGGAGGACTGTGATGAAGCCGAACTCCAAGAGTCTCTGGAGGCCGCCCTGTGGCCCATGGGTCACTTCACCGTGCTGGGCAAAGTGTTTCGAGAGGAGGATAATGCCACTGCAGCCCTGGTCGAGCTTGACCGGGAAGTTAACTATGCTTTGGTCCCCAGGGAAATCCTGGGCACCGGGGGTCCCTGGAACGTAGTCTTTGTGCCCCGTTGCTCAGGCGAGGAGTTTCTCAGTCGCGTGTTCCACTTCCTGGAGCAACAGGGGCAGACGGTGGAGAGTGtggctggggccctggggctgggactGCGCCGGGTGTGCTGGCTCCGATCGGTCAGTCAGGCAGTCCAGCCCTGGGTGGAGACCATGCGGTACCAGCGCCTGGGCGTGTTTTCTGGGAGGGATCAGCCCGCCCCGGGGGAGGAGTCCTTTGAGACCTGGCTAGACCACACCACAGACATGCTACATGTATGGCAGGGAGtctcagaaagggagaagaggaggcgGCTGATGGAAGGCCTTCGAGGGACGGCCCTGCAGCTCGTGCACGGGCTCCTGGCAGAGAACCCTGCCAGGACGGCTCAGGACTGCCTGGCGGCCCTGATCCAGGTGTTTGGAGACAACGAGTCGCAGGCAACCATCCGGGTGAAGTGTTTGACAGCTCAGCAAGAGTCAGGCGAGCGGCTCTCTGCTTTCGTGTTGCGGCTGGAAGTTTTGCTGCAGAAAGCCATTGAGAAGGGGGCCCTGGCCAGAGCCTCAGCTGACCATGTACGCCTGAGGCAGGTGCTCACCAGGGCCAACCTTACTGAGCCGCTGGATGAAGCGCTGAGGAAGTTGAGAATGGTTGGGAGGTTTCCAAGTTTCCTAGAGATGCTGGGGCTTGTTCGGGAGTCTGAGGCATGGGAGGCCAGTCTAGCCAGGAACGAGAGAgcccaggcagaggaaggggctggTGCCCGGGCCAATGCCCAGGCTGATGCCAGAGCCGGTGCTAAGGTGGAGGATGAcaaggtggaggagaaggagcaggaagagcGGGAGTCTGAGGAGGAAGACAGTGACGATCATGACGCTGTCCTTGCGGGCCTAGGTCAGGCAAGACCCTCAGAGGCCCCTgggggccccacccctgcccagatGGGCAGCGCTTCCAGGGAGGGCCCGGGAGGTCCTGGCTGTGAGCCAGAGGGCTTCGCCCAGGCAGGAGACCAGGAGACTGGGGAGCCCCTGGAGGAGGGGCTCAAGCCCATCCCAGAGGAGTTGGGAAATGAGGACGGGGCTGGGGAGATGAGCCCCCCCAAGTCCTCCTCGGGCAAATAG